CCACTGATGTCTTGTTGATATTCAGGCCTGTAATGTCCTCCAACCAACCCATCGCCCAACCCGCCTACGTCCTGCACTCTCGCGCCTATCGCGAAAGCAGCGCCCTGGTGGATTTCCTCACGCCGCAAGGGCGGTTGCGGGCGGTGTTGCGTGGGGCGCGGGGCAAGGCCGGGACGCTGGCGCGGCCGTTCGTGCCGCTGGAGGTCGAGTTCCGTGGCCGGGGCGAGTTGAAAAACGTCGGTCGCATGGAAAGCAACGGCGTCGCGGCCTGGCTCAACGGCGAGGCATTGTTCAGCGGCTTGTACCTCAATGAACTGCTGATCCGCCTGCTGCCGGCTGAAGATCCCCACCCGGCCGTCTTCGACCACTACGCCGCCACGCTGCTGGCCCTGGCCGAAGGTCGTCCGTTGGAGCCGCTGCTGCGTTCGTTCGAATGGCGGCTGCTCGATGACCTGGGCTATGGCTTCGCGCTGAACACTGACCTGCACGGCGAACCCATCGCGGCCGACGGCCTGTATCGCTTGCAGGTGGATGCCGGCCTGGAGCAG
The sequence above is drawn from the Pseudomonas sp. St316 genome and encodes:
- the recO gene encoding DNA repair protein RecO; the protein is MSSNQPIAQPAYVLHSRAYRESSALVDFLTPQGRLRAVLRGARGKAGTLARPFVPLEVEFRGRGELKNVGRMESNGVAAWLNGEALFSGLYLNELLIRLLPAEDPHPAVFDHYAATLLALAEGRPLEPLLRSFEWRLLDDLGYGFALNTDLHGEPIAADGLYRLQVDAGLEQVYLLQPGLFNGAELLAMAEADWSAPGALSAAKRLMRQALAVHLGGRPLVSRELFRKP